A portion of the Acidisarcina polymorpha genome contains these proteins:
- a CDS encoding TonB-dependent receptor, with translation MAAFCVLGFSPKTFAQAVFGSIIGTVTDVSGAVIPNASVTVNDVNKGTSQQVQSNASGNFTVSRLIPGTYNVKATASNFNPAEADNVTVTADSAQQVNLQLQVGGATAQTITVTAAAPPLQTDRAEVAQSLDNRQLQSLPNVDRNFSSFTLLTPGVQRSSFSIAPTENPQGTTAINANGSNYGSLGWLLDGTDNREPVDGIIVVNPTLDSISDMRISTEDYSAEFGGAVGGFVIAQTRSGGNQFHGDAFEFRRSDYLEARNPFTQYQPDPVTGKFIPSSLYNQFGGSLGGPIKKDRAFFFLDYQGTRQKTGTSLQENVPTNLVRSTCLTPGSTTCNLSEYTTAPLFNPATGATYTGGIIPTTALAPQAIALLSALPAPNAGAGINNNYVGSGSGNNDGDQADVRLDAQVRQDIHAFGRYDYSNFRLNGAPVFGAAGGSGFGLGNTTGTDNVQNQSVALGADWAIHPNLLTDFRFGFLDYHVAENKFDNGTTPATAVGIPNLNTGAPDTSGSPTFNFSDNSIGSSALGQGFGNQGCNCPLLESEQVFQVANNWTKIVGNHSIRFGADLRYAFNLRNASDNNRSGQLTFSNSTTQGATGSGLGLASFLFGQVAQFQRFDLYSETAANRQKRGGFYAEDSWRVTPKLTLNYGVRWDIIFPETVNSPGNGGFTDLNGGVIRVAGIGGIGTNGNAQTDLTDLGGRFGFAYQPNSRMVIRGGVGQVYDDVGFFGTIFGSALTHNIPVLTDESDGSPNTVGAAATDPATGLPITLAGPPVRPAQQAIPASGLIPLPNGVNFNVRPNKLLLPRVDQYNLSVQQQVTNNMTFTLAYVGNVAERIYPGETEGFNINVPVIAVPGDTRTRDERRPYFGYVASKGCCTQDINSVAPSARANYNALQTTLEQRFSNGVQFLANYTWSRAMNYGSTYFAQDPRVEYGPNDTNRNQVFVLSGLYELPFGHNKMFLSNSNRWVDYAIGGWQLAGTTTWESGLPFTPTYAECGNDQDIDTNFASPGTSSDCRPNKLVNGPNSGFGLNVGSFNPATHSRAYFTPVAALAANGAASGPFQRPAFGRFGDIGRNSFRGPSDYFADASLFKNFRITERFRAQFQFQAFNVFNHAPLGVPNSNQARCIDCAVATTGQITNLDNAVLGSGQPVMRQLQFGARFSF, from the coding sequence ATGGCCGCATTCTGTGTCTTGGGATTTTCTCCCAAAACATTCGCGCAAGCAGTCTTCGGATCCATTATCGGAACCGTGACCGACGTTTCAGGGGCGGTAATCCCAAACGCTTCAGTCACCGTGAACGACGTCAACAAAGGCACTTCGCAGCAGGTGCAAAGCAACGCAAGCGGAAACTTCACGGTCAGCAGGCTGATACCTGGTACCTATAACGTCAAGGCGACCGCGTCGAACTTCAACCCGGCCGAAGCCGACAACGTCACGGTCACGGCTGATTCCGCCCAGCAAGTCAATCTGCAACTGCAAGTTGGCGGAGCCACCGCGCAGACCATCACGGTGACCGCGGCAGCGCCTCCGCTACAAACGGACCGCGCTGAGGTCGCGCAATCGCTGGACAACCGCCAGCTTCAATCGCTGCCGAATGTCGATCGAAATTTCTCGTCCTTCACTCTGTTGACGCCTGGCGTCCAACGCTCCAGCTTTAGCATTGCACCGACGGAAAATCCGCAGGGAACGACCGCGATCAACGCCAATGGATCGAATTATGGCTCGCTTGGATGGTTATTAGACGGGACGGACAATCGGGAGCCGGTAGACGGCATCATCGTCGTCAATCCGACGCTTGACTCGATTAGCGATATGCGCATTTCCACAGAAGACTATTCCGCCGAATTTGGCGGGGCGGTTGGCGGCTTTGTGATCGCGCAGACCCGCTCGGGCGGAAACCAATTTCATGGCGATGCTTTTGAATTTCGCCGCAGCGATTACCTCGAAGCCCGTAATCCTTTTACCCAGTATCAGCCGGATCCGGTGACCGGCAAGTTCATCCCAAGTTCTCTTTACAATCAGTTCGGTGGTTCCCTGGGAGGACCAATCAAGAAGGATCGCGCCTTCTTCTTTCTGGATTACCAAGGGACTCGGCAAAAGACCGGCACCAGCCTCCAGGAGAATGTGCCGACCAACCTGGTCCGTAGTACCTGCTTAACCCCAGGGAGCACGACTTGCAACCTTTCGGAGTACACGACTGCTCCCCTCTTCAATCCCGCAACGGGCGCCACCTATACCGGAGGCATTATTCCCACGACAGCGTTGGCGCCGCAGGCGATTGCGCTGCTTTCCGCTTTACCAGCGCCGAATGCCGGTGCGGGTATCAACAACAACTACGTGGGGTCGGGATCGGGCAATAATGATGGCGATCAGGCGGACGTTCGCCTGGATGCTCAGGTTCGCCAGGACATCCACGCCTTCGGCCGCTATGACTATTCTAATTTCCGCCTGAATGGCGCGCCGGTCTTCGGCGCTGCGGGCGGCTCGGGTTTCGGCCTCGGCAACACAACCGGCACCGACAATGTGCAGAACCAGAGCGTTGCTCTAGGAGCCGATTGGGCAATTCATCCCAACCTGCTGACAGACTTCCGCTTCGGTTTTCTTGACTATCACGTGGCAGAAAATAAATTTGACAATGGGACCACCCCGGCAACCGCGGTGGGCATTCCCAACCTGAACACAGGAGCTCCTGATACTTCGGGCTCCCCAACCTTCAACTTCTCCGATAACAGCATCGGTAGCAGCGCACTCGGCCAGGGTTTCGGCAACCAGGGCTGCAACTGTCCGCTCCTCGAAAGTGAGCAGGTCTTTCAAGTTGCCAATAACTGGACCAAGATCGTGGGAAATCACTCCATACGCTTTGGGGCGGATCTGCGATATGCGTTCAATCTGCGCAATGCCAGCGACAACAATCGCTCTGGCCAACTAACGTTTTCTAATTCCACCACGCAGGGCGCAACCGGCTCCGGCCTCGGCCTGGCCTCATTTCTCTTCGGGCAAGTCGCCCAATTTCAGCGCTTCGATCTCTATTCAGAGACCGCAGCAAACCGTCAAAAACGCGGCGGCTTCTATGCAGAGGACAGCTGGAGAGTCACTCCAAAGCTGACGTTGAACTACGGCGTACGTTGGGACATCATCTTCCCGGAGACGGTGAATAGTCCCGGAAATGGTGGTTTCACTGACCTGAATGGAGGAGTCATCCGGGTCGCCGGTATTGGCGGCATCGGGACCAACGGCAACGCCCAGACCGACCTTACCGATCTCGGTGGTCGCTTCGGCTTTGCCTATCAGCCAAACTCCCGCATGGTCATCCGTGGCGGTGTCGGGCAGGTCTATGATGATGTCGGCTTCTTCGGCACCATCTTTGGCAGCGCACTTACCCATAATATCCCCGTACTTACGGATGAGAGCGATGGATCCCCGAACACCGTTGGTGCAGCCGCAACGGATCCAGCGACCGGACTGCCGATTACGCTAGCAGGGCCCCCGGTCAGGCCCGCACAGCAAGCCATCCCTGCTAGCGGCCTGATTCCCCTGCCAAATGGGGTGAACTTCAATGTGCGCCCAAATAAGCTTCTGCTGCCGCGGGTCGATCAATATAACCTGAGCGTTCAGCAGCAGGTCACCAACAACATGACCTTCACTCTGGCGTACGTTGGGAACGTGGCGGAACGTATTTATCCCGGTGAGACTGAAGGTTTCAACATTAACGTTCCGGTGATTGCAGTCCCCGGAGATACTAGAACGCGCGATGAGCGCCGTCCGTACTTTGGGTATGTTGCTTCCAAGGGATGCTGCACCCAGGACATTAACTCCGTCGCTCCTTCGGCGCGGGCCAACTATAACGCACTCCAAACAACCCTGGAACAACGCTTCTCGAATGGCGTCCAGTTTCTCGCCAACTACACCTGGTCTCGGGCGATGAACTATGGGTCGACCTATTTCGCTCAGGATCCCCGGGTTGAATATGGTCCGAACGATACCAACCGCAACCAGGTGTTCGTCCTGAGTGGTCTGTATGAATTGCCCTTCGGTCACAATAAGATGTTCCTGAGCAACAGCAACCGTTGGGTGGATTACGCCATCGGCGGCTGGCAGCTTGCCGGCACAACCACGTGGGAAAGCGGGTTGCCGTTTACGCCTACTTATGCGGAGTGCGGCAATGATCAGGACATTGACACCAATTTCGCCAGCCCTGGAACCTCCAGCGACTGCCGTCCCAATAAGCTGGTTAATGGGCCGAATTCCGGCTTCGGCCTGAATGTCGGGTCTTTCAATCCGGCAACTCACAGTCGAGCCTACTTCACCCCGGTGGCTGCTCTCGCGGCGAACGGGGCGGCCTCTGGTCCCTTCCAGCGTCCGGCCTTCGGCAGGTTTGGCGACATCGGGCGCAATAGCTTCCGCGGGCCATCGGACTACTTTGCCGATGCCTCACTCTTCAAGAACTTCAGGATCACCGAGCGGTTCAGGGCCCAATTCCAGTTCCAGGCCTTCAACGTCTTCAATCATGCTCCTCTGGGTGTCCCCAACTCGAACCAGGCACGCTGTATCGATTGCGCTGTCGCAACCACCGGACAAATTACCAATCTGGATAATGCGGTACTTGGTTCCGGACAACCGGTCATGCGCCAACTGCAATTTGGTGCACGCTTCAGCTTCTAG
- a CDS encoding alkaline phosphatase family protein: MKVDRALLAGSVAAIVLASSISAMAADSNNNVGTEKIHHVLLLSIDGMHEVDFYNCTHGIAGANGGEPYCPNLAALSHTGITYVNATSSKPSDSFPGLTALITGGSPKTTGIYYDVAYDRSLDAPAVTTASGLAAGPCTAFGLPTGTTTDNTQGIDIDPTKLNGGAPGASLTDGTAAAIDPKKLERDPQKGCAPVYPWNFIRTNTIFGVVHAAGGYTAWIDKRPSYAFVNGPGDGRNVDDLYVPEVASTVVALPGVKTSEGASCATIRDAAGTSSWTSSFQNIQCYDALRVNALLNEIAGKTHTGAPAVTPAIFGMNFQSVYYGQSLNEPGVGKGGYQNSAAVPSAELLSEIEFVDASIGDIVNGLKDRGVYEHTLIIVTAKHGESPIDPTRYVADGANTPATLLGSAIPFSESPMNSTGVGATEDDVSVLWLKKGASLPAAVSLLESNAAALGLGEVLYGPTLAPNYNIGGLDPGQDPRSPDIIVTPNLGVTYSGNTAMIGDHGGFAHDDTNVMLLVSHPSFKPETVSVETATAQVAPTILTALGLDETKLDAVRLEGTRVLPDFDAELAR; encoded by the coding sequence ATGAAAGTAGATCGAGCTTTACTGGCTGGATCTGTTGCCGCGATTGTGCTGGCATCGTCCATATCTGCCATGGCAGCAGATTCGAACAACAATGTGGGCACGGAGAAGATTCATCATGTGCTGTTGCTAAGCATCGATGGCATGCACGAAGTCGACTTTTATAACTGCACTCATGGGATCGCGGGAGCCAACGGCGGAGAACCATATTGTCCGAACCTGGCTGCACTGAGCCATACCGGAATCACCTATGTGAATGCCACGTCATCGAAGCCATCCGATTCTTTTCCGGGCCTCACGGCGCTGATCACCGGCGGCTCACCGAAGACGACGGGTATCTATTATGACGTCGCCTATGATCGCTCGCTGGATGCGCCTGCGGTGACGACCGCCAGCGGTCTAGCGGCGGGACCATGCACCGCCTTTGGGCTGCCAACTGGAACAACGACGGACAATACTCAGGGAATCGACATCGATCCGACCAAGCTGAATGGCGGCGCACCCGGCGCCAGTCTCACCGACGGAACCGCCGCAGCGATCGATCCTAAGAAGCTGGAGCGAGACCCGCAAAAGGGCTGCGCCCCGGTATACCCCTGGAACTTTATCCGGACTAACACTATTTTTGGCGTGGTCCACGCTGCAGGTGGGTACACCGCATGGATCGACAAGCGCCCGTCCTATGCCTTTGTGAACGGGCCCGGTGATGGCCGGAACGTGGATGATCTTTATGTCCCCGAGGTCGCCTCGACAGTGGTAGCGCTCCCGGGCGTGAAGACATCAGAGGGTGCTTCCTGCGCCACCATCCGCGACGCTGCAGGCACATCCTCTTGGACAAGCAGCTTTCAGAATATCCAATGCTACGACGCTCTGCGAGTGAACGCATTGCTCAACGAGATCGCGGGCAAAACCCACACCGGCGCACCGGCGGTGACACCCGCAATCTTTGGCATGAACTTCCAGTCCGTCTACTACGGCCAATCTCTCAATGAGCCCGGCGTTGGCAAGGGCGGTTACCAGAACTCAGCGGCAGTACCGAGCGCGGAGTTGCTCAGCGAGATCGAATTCGTCGATGCCTCGATCGGAGACATCGTGAATGGCCTCAAAGATAGAGGCGTCTACGAGCACACGTTAATTATCGTGACCGCGAAACATGGCGAGTCCCCGATTGATCCAACCAGATATGTGGCCGACGGCGCGAATACGCCGGCAACACTGCTCGGGTCCGCCATTCCTTTCTCCGAGTCGCCAATGAACTCGACCGGAGTGGGCGCGACCGAGGATGACGTTTCGGTGCTTTGGCTCAAGAAGGGTGCGAGCCTTCCTGCGGCGGTGTCCTTGCTCGAAAGCAATGCGGCAGCACTTGGCCTTGGCGAGGTCCTGTATGGGCCGACACTCGCGCCTAACTACAACATCGGTGGTCTTGATCCAGGGCAAGATCCTCGCTCGCCGGACATCATCGTAACCCCGAACCTGGGAGTTACCTATTCGGGTAACACGGCGATGATCGGCGACCATGGCGGCTTTGCTCATGACGACACCAACGTGATGCTGCTGGTCTCTCATCCATCGTTCAAGCCAGAGACCGTCTCGGTGGAAACCGCAACCGCACAGGTGGCTCCCACGATCCTGACGGCGCTCGGTTTGGACGAAACCAAGCTCGATGCGGTGAGGCTGGAAGGCACGAGAGTGCTGCCCGACTTCGATGCCGAGCTTGCCCGATAG